A genomic window from Microbacterium sp. H1-D42 includes:
- a CDS encoding sulfatase → MSRSILILHCHDLGRFAGAYGVETVSTPHIDALADGATLFESAFATAPHCSPARASLFTGNYPQQHGVLGLAHQPFGWDLIDPSTHIAHRLRDQGYRTELIGVHHESADLPDDQIATRLGFDRARTASDRDTVVARAQEALALAATSERPFYLQVGFHEPHRTPSDRDDTGIMGFLGDAVDPDSADGVSVPSYLAATDEARAEIAELQGAVRYMDEGVGSILATLERLGLDEDTVVVFTTDHGLALPRAKCTLYDAGVGVALIIRVPGRPLWAARRIGGLVSHVDVLPTLMELTSAGPVADVAGSSLVPLVEDDVPAREHAFGQLTYHTYFDPKRSVRSSDAKLILNLSNAPQAMDPTQSWMHRSVPVDLRGPTIGTSPVLEFYDLRTDPNELDNRIDDTAYADRIAELAEALQDWMRRVDDPLLSQPTSPRHAQALSTLAQIVRARPTADAALAI, encoded by the coding sequence ATGTCTCGCAGCATCCTCATCCTGCACTGCCACGACCTCGGTCGATTCGCCGGCGCATACGGCGTGGAGACCGTGAGCACCCCGCACATCGACGCGCTCGCCGATGGTGCCACGCTGTTCGAATCGGCATTCGCCACCGCTCCGCACTGCAGCCCGGCCCGGGCCTCGCTGTTCACCGGGAACTACCCGCAGCAGCACGGTGTGCTGGGCTTGGCGCACCAGCCGTTCGGCTGGGATCTGATCGACCCGAGCACCCACATCGCGCACCGCCTGCGCGACCAGGGGTACCGCACCGAGTTGATCGGCGTGCACCACGAGTCCGCCGACCTGCCGGACGACCAGATCGCCACACGCCTCGGCTTCGACCGCGCACGCACCGCCAGTGATCGTGACACCGTCGTCGCGCGGGCGCAGGAGGCGCTGGCGCTGGCCGCGACCTCCGAGCGCCCGTTCTACCTGCAGGTCGGCTTCCATGAGCCGCACCGCACACCCTCCGACCGCGATGACACCGGCATCATGGGATTCCTCGGCGATGCCGTCGATCCCGACTCTGCCGACGGCGTCTCGGTGCCGTCGTACCTGGCCGCGACAGATGAGGCCCGCGCGGAGATCGCGGAGCTGCAGGGCGCCGTGCGCTACATGGATGAGGGAGTCGGCTCGATCCTCGCCACGCTGGAGCGACTGGGGCTCGATGAGGACACCGTGGTCGTCTTCACCACCGATCATGGCCTCGCACTCCCCCGCGCGAAGTGCACGCTGTATGACGCCGGCGTGGGCGTGGCGCTGATCATCCGCGTGCCCGGCCGCCCGCTATGGGCGGCTCGCCGCATCGGCGGACTCGTGAGCCATGTCGACGTCCTGCCGACGCTGATGGAACTGACCTCGGCAGGCCCCGTCGCCGACGTCGCAGGCAGCAGTCTCGTCCCGCTGGTCGAGGACGACGTGCCCGCCCGCGAGCACGCGTTCGGGCAGCTGACGTACCATACCTACTTCGATCCCAAGCGATCGGTGCGCTCGTCGGATGCCAAGTTGATCCTCAATCTGTCGAACGCTCCGCAGGCGATGGACCCGACGCAGTCGTGGATGCACCGCAGCGTGCCGGTCGATCTGCGCGGGCCGACGATCGGCACCAGCCCCGTGCTGGAGTTCTACGATCTGCGGACCGACCCGAACGAACTCGACAACCGCATCGACGACACTGCCTATGCAGATCGGATCGCCGAACTCGCCGAGGCCCTCCAGGACTGGATGCGGCGGGTCGATGATCCGCTGCTCTCGCAGCCCACCTCACCCCGCCATGCCCAAGCACTGTCCACCCTCGCTCAGATCGTTCGCGCACGCCCGACCGCGGACGCCGCGCTCGCGATCTGA
- a CDS encoding hydroxyacid dehydrogenase, protein MPNEAVRQHHSEVPGTEPRLLVSIAPHERAAFFPAGPAAALADITESIDIIDPADIADADLRHIDIAVVAWGFPAFDAALLARMPRLDLVVNAASSVRALVTDDFWNADIPITQSGAAMSPAVAEMSLTLTLSLLRRVHRMDHALRTGAAWDEARTISRAREISGARIGVVGASRTGREYIRMCAALGADVRVYDPYVTDSDPLHPHVLGLDELLASSDVVALHAPATDETRGMIGRRELALLRDGTSLINTARSSLVDEDALYEEVASCRIDAALDVFDPEPVATDDRWRSLPNALLTGHVGGATAESRARAGRIVVDEVARFRAGAPLQHAVTRATLERMG, encoded by the coding sequence ATGCCGAACGAAGCCGTCCGCCAGCACCACAGTGAAGTGCCGGGCACAGAGCCCCGCCTCCTGGTGAGCATCGCGCCCCACGAGCGCGCCGCATTCTTCCCTGCGGGCCCCGCTGCGGCGCTCGCCGACATCACCGAGTCGATCGACATCATCGACCCCGCCGACATCGCGGACGCAGACCTGCGACACATCGACATCGCCGTGGTCGCGTGGGGATTCCCGGCATTCGACGCCGCGCTGCTGGCTCGCATGCCGCGACTCGATCTGGTCGTCAACGCTGCCTCCTCGGTGCGGGCCCTCGTCACCGATGATTTCTGGAACGCCGACATCCCGATCACCCAGTCCGGCGCCGCCATGTCGCCCGCTGTGGCCGAGATGTCTCTCACCCTCACTCTGTCGCTGCTGCGCCGAGTGCACCGCATGGATCACGCGCTGCGGACGGGCGCCGCCTGGGATGAGGCCCGCACAATCTCCCGCGCCCGCGAGATCTCTGGTGCCCGCATCGGCGTCGTCGGCGCGTCTCGCACGGGTCGCGAGTACATCCGAATGTGCGCAGCTCTCGGTGCCGACGTGCGCGTCTACGACCCCTACGTGACCGACTCGGATCCACTGCACCCGCACGTTCTCGGCCTCGACGAACTGCTCGCCTCCAGCGATGTCGTGGCGCTGCACGCGCCCGCCACCGACGAGACCCGCGGCATGATCGGGCGGCGCGAGCTCGCGCTGCTGCGCGATGGGACGTCGCTCATCAACACCGCCCGCAGTTCCCTTGTCGATGAGGACGCCCTCTACGAGGAAGTGGCATCCTGTCGAATCGACGCGGCACTCGATGTCTTCGATCCGGAGCCTGTCGCCACGGACGACCGCTGGCGCAGCCTGCCGAACGCACTGCTCACCGGTCACGTCGGTGGCGCCACGGCGGAGTCGCGCGCTCGCGCAGGCCGCATCGTCGTCGACGAGGTCGCCCGCTTCCGGGCCGGCGCCCCCCTTCAGCACGCAGTGACCCGCGCGACTCTCGAAAGGATGGGCTGA
- a CDS encoding ROK family protein, with amino-acid sequence MRDTANGGRDGVNAMASNAEVQRSAARVGSKALIREINEALVLDVVRRRGETSRAEITAITGLSPATVTGITAQLVGDGLLIESQVLRGTGGRPARLLQLGSVAVVAAGVRLSIDSVEVVLVDLRGDVVATHQESLQNVSPDAAADAVAAAVSAVRERVADARMLGVSVALSGIVDRPRGIVRHSGSFGWHDVPFAEMVAQRCSTRVVIDSLVNAFATGLLLLDDDLAERDAIIFSVGVSLGASVLVGGRIHRGHAGAAGGFAHGAPGPRDEARPCHCGDVGCLETWSSIGGMRAEIERRGSAGDALDGQEAGAVLDDGGRHLGIAMANTAKMFGPEQLVLVQAPELEGTAFERACREAFTLEYAHSETPAPPLALTPADTDVFARGAGYGMINELFTADAR; translated from the coding sequence ATGAGGGACACGGCGAACGGCGGGAGAGACGGCGTGAATGCGATGGCATCGAATGCAGAGGTGCAGCGGTCCGCGGCACGCGTGGGCAGCAAGGCGCTGATCCGCGAGATCAACGAGGCCCTGGTGCTGGACGTCGTTCGCCGACGCGGCGAGACCTCGCGTGCGGAGATCACTGCCATCACCGGCCTGAGTCCCGCGACCGTCACGGGGATCACGGCGCAGCTGGTGGGGGACGGACTGCTCATCGAGAGTCAGGTGCTGCGCGGCACCGGCGGACGCCCCGCGCGTCTGCTCCAGCTCGGCAGCGTCGCGGTCGTCGCGGCCGGCGTGCGGCTTTCCATCGACAGCGTGGAGGTCGTGCTCGTCGATCTGCGCGGCGACGTGGTCGCCACGCATCAGGAGTCGCTGCAGAACGTCTCGCCGGATGCCGCGGCTGACGCTGTCGCGGCCGCCGTCAGCGCCGTGCGCGAACGCGTTGCAGACGCTCGGATGCTCGGAGTGAGCGTCGCACTGTCGGGCATCGTCGATCGCCCTCGCGGCATCGTGCGACACAGCGGTTCGTTCGGCTGGCATGACGTGCCGTTCGCCGAAATGGTCGCGCAGCGTTGCAGCACACGCGTGGTGATCGACAGCCTGGTGAACGCGTTCGCCACCGGGCTGCTGCTGCTCGACGACGATCTCGCCGAGCGCGATGCGATCATCTTCAGCGTGGGGGTGAGTCTGGGCGCGTCGGTGCTCGTGGGTGGTCGGATCCACCGCGGACATGCGGGCGCCGCCGGGGGCTTCGCCCACGGTGCGCCCGGGCCGCGCGATGAGGCCAGGCCATGCCACTGTGGTGACGTCGGGTGCCTGGAGACGTGGAGCAGCATCGGGGGCATGCGCGCCGAGATCGAGCGTCGCGGAAGCGCGGGCGATGCCCTGGATGGCCAGGAGGCTGGTGCGGTGCTCGACGACGGCGGTCGCCATCTCGGCATCGCCATGGCGAACACAGCCAAGATGTTCGGACCCGAGCAGCTGGTTCTCGTGCAGGCGCCGGAACTGGAGGGGACGGCGTTCGAGCGCGCGTGCCGCGAAGCCTTCACCCTCGAGTACGCGCACAGCGAGACGCCTGCTCCGCCGCTGGCGCTGACCCCCGCCGACACCGATGTCTTCGCCCGCGGGGCCGGCTACGGCATGATCAACGAGCTCTTCACCGCCGACGCTCGCTGA
- a CDS encoding Gfo/Idh/MocA family oxidoreductase, giving the protein MTDVREIGIIMNGVSGRMGYRQHLVRSILAIRDQGGIELSDGTRVTVKPILVGRSEAKLAELAAKHDIADYTTDLDAALADPQWEIYADFLVTKARATAIRKAIAAGKAIYTEKPTAESLEEALELASLAKAAGVKTGVVHDKLYLPGLQKLKRLIDSGFFGRILSVRGEFGYWVFEGDWQPAQRPSWNYRTEDGGGIITDMFPHWNYVLENLFGEVKSVYAQAAVHIADRWDEKGEHYTATAEDAAYGIFEIEGGIIAEINSSWTVRVNRDELVEFQVDGTHGSAVVGLFGCKIQPRNATPKPVWNPDLEDTHDYDADWQNVPTNDVFLNGFRQQWEEYLESYVLGTEYAFDLLAGAKGVQFAEAGLTSSAEGRKVVLDQLSLS; this is encoded by the coding sequence ATGACCGACGTGCGTGAGATCGGCATCATCATGAACGGCGTCTCCGGACGCATGGGCTACCGCCAGCACCTGGTGCGCTCGATCCTCGCGATCCGCGACCAGGGCGGCATCGAACTCTCCGACGGCACCCGCGTCACCGTCAAGCCGATCCTCGTCGGACGCAGCGAAGCCAAGCTCGCCGAGCTCGCCGCGAAGCACGACATCGCCGACTACACCACTGACCTCGACGCGGCGCTCGCCGACCCGCAGTGGGAGATCTACGCCGACTTCCTCGTGACCAAGGCTCGCGCCACGGCGATCCGCAAGGCCATCGCGGCGGGCAAGGCGATCTACACCGAGAAGCCCACCGCCGAGTCGCTCGAAGAAGCCCTCGAACTCGCCAGCCTCGCCAAGGCCGCAGGCGTGAAGACCGGCGTCGTGCACGACAAGCTCTACCTGCCCGGTCTGCAGAAGCTCAAGCGCCTCATCGACTCCGGCTTCTTCGGACGCATCCTCTCGGTGCGAGGCGAGTTCGGCTACTGGGTGTTCGAGGGCGACTGGCAGCCCGCGCAGCGGCCCAGCTGGAACTACCGCACCGAAGACGGCGGCGGCATCATCACCGACATGTTCCCGCACTGGAACTACGTGCTCGAGAACCTGTTCGGCGAGGTCAAGAGCGTCTACGCGCAGGCCGCCGTGCACATCGCCGACCGCTGGGATGAGAAGGGCGAACACTACACCGCCACCGCCGAAGACGCCGCCTACGGCATCTTCGAGATAGAGGGCGGCATCATCGCCGAGATCAACTCCTCGTGGACCGTGCGCGTGAACCGCGACGAGCTGGTCGAGTTCCAGGTCGACGGCACCCACGGCTCGGCCGTCGTCGGACTGTTCGGCTGCAAGATCCAGCCGCGCAACGCCACCCCGAAGCCGGTCTGGAACCCCGACCTCGAAGACACGCACGACTACGACGCCGACTGGCAGAACGTCCCCACCAACGACGTCTTCCTCAACGGCTTCCGCCAGCAGTGGGAGGAGTACCTGGAGTCGTACGTGCTCGGCACCGAGTACGCCTTCGACCTGCTGGCCGGCGCCAAGGGCGTGCAGTTCGCCGAGGCCGGCCTCACCTCCAGCGCCGAGGGCCGCAAGGTCGTGCTCGACCAGTTGAGCCTGTCATGA
- a CDS encoding dihydrodipicolinate synthase family protein, producing MTQLRLLSASGTTSDAALNDSGAYTRPVSPLRSRVAYAAAHVVPKVHADNTPGQPADIDWDATLAFRRNVYSWGLGVADAMDTAQRNMGLDATATRELIARSAEVAREEGGSVVVGVNTDHILEERISLDEIIDAYKSQLHFTEEQGAGPVLMASRHLARVATSADDYRRVYRAVLESATTPVVLHWLGTAFDPALEGYFGATDWQTASDVLLEIINENPAKISGVKMSLLNAESELSVRSRLPEQVRMFTGDDFNYVGLIGDSGASDAKRTHSDALLGAFAAITPVASAAIQALDAGDHALYEKILGPTEELSRQVFAAPTFYYKTGVAFLSWLNGHQPAFQMVGGLHSARSLPHLSRIVELANASLALEDPELARGRWHDMLLLNGISVNGLDA from the coding sequence ATGACCCAGCTCCGCCTGCTGTCAGCATCCGGTACCACGTCGGATGCCGCACTCAACGACTCCGGTGCGTACACGCGCCCTGTGTCGCCGCTGCGCAGCCGCGTCGCGTACGCGGCTGCGCACGTCGTGCCCAAGGTGCACGCCGACAACACCCCCGGCCAGCCCGCCGACATCGACTGGGACGCGACGCTCGCGTTCCGGCGCAACGTGTACTCGTGGGGCCTCGGCGTGGCCGATGCCATGGACACCGCGCAGCGGAACATGGGCCTCGACGCCACCGCGACCCGCGAGCTCATCGCACGCAGTGCCGAGGTCGCCCGCGAAGAAGGCGGCTCGGTCGTGGTCGGCGTGAACACCGACCACATTCTCGAGGAACGCATCTCGCTCGACGAGATCATCGACGCGTACAAGTCGCAACTGCACTTCACGGAAGAGCAGGGTGCAGGGCCCGTGCTGATGGCATCCCGTCATCTCGCTCGCGTCGCGACCAGCGCCGACGACTACCGCCGGGTGTACCGGGCGGTGCTCGAGTCCGCGACCACGCCGGTCGTGCTGCACTGGCTGGGGACGGCATTCGACCCGGCACTGGAAGGCTACTTCGGCGCGACCGACTGGCAGACGGCATCCGACGTCCTGCTCGAGATCATCAACGAGAACCCGGCGAAGATCTCGGGTGTGAAGATGAGTCTGCTCAACGCCGAGAGCGAGCTCTCGGTGCGCTCTCGTCTGCCGGAACAGGTGCGGATGTTCACCGGAGACGACTTCAACTACGTCGGCCTGATCGGCGACTCCGGGGCCTCCGACGCCAAGCGCACGCACTCCGACGCCCTGCTCGGCGCCTTCGCGGCGATCACGCCGGTCGCGTCGGCGGCGATCCAGGCGCTCGATGCCGGTGACCACGCGCTGTACGAAAAGATCCTCGGCCCGACCGAAGAGCTCAGCCGCCAGGTGTTCGCCGCTCCCACGTTCTACTACAAGACGGGCGTCGCGTTCCTGTCCTGGCTGAACGGCCACCAGCCGGCGTTCCAGATGGTCGGCGGGCTGCACTCCGCACGCAGCCTTCCTCACCTCTCGCGCATCGTCGAGCTGGCGAACGCCTCGCTGGCGCTGGAAGATCCGGAGCTGGCCCGCGGGCGCTGGCACGACATGCTGCTCCTGAACGGCATCAGCGTGAACGGATTGGACGCATGA
- a CDS encoding sugar phosphate isomerase/epimerase family protein, with product MTVPHPRLSINQATIKYANLETALRVTADAGVQSIGLWREPVNEVGLDTATKMLTDSGLRFSTHCRGGFFTLPAGPERDAALEDNRRAIDETAALAAAGAEGSTAVLVLVAGGLPEGSRDLIGARERVRDAIGELVPYAQSAGVTLAIEPLHPMFGSDRCVVSTLGQALDIASDFAPEAVGAAVDTFHIWWDPQVLEQIARAGREGRIATYQVCDWATPLPADVLLSRHYMGDGVIDFASLTSAVVATGYDRDIEVELFNADIWNDDPAAVVARTVASFTATVSPHLP from the coding sequence ATGACCGTCCCGCATCCCCGCCTGTCGATCAACCAGGCAACCATCAAGTACGCGAACCTCGAGACCGCCCTGCGCGTGACAGCGGATGCGGGCGTGCAGTCGATCGGACTCTGGCGCGAGCCGGTGAACGAGGTCGGCCTCGACACGGCCACCAAGATGCTCACCGATTCCGGTCTGCGTTTCTCGACGCACTGCCGCGGCGGGTTCTTCACGCTGCCTGCAGGCCCGGAGCGCGATGCCGCACTCGAGGACAACCGCCGAGCCATCGACGAGACGGCAGCCCTCGCGGCGGCCGGCGCCGAGGGCTCAACCGCCGTGCTGGTTCTCGTCGCCGGTGGCCTGCCCGAAGGGTCGCGCGACCTGATCGGGGCGCGTGAGCGGGTGCGTGACGCCATCGGCGAGCTCGTGCCCTACGCGCAGAGCGCCGGTGTGACGCTGGCGATCGAGCCACTGCATCCGATGTTCGGATCTGATCGCTGCGTCGTCTCGACGCTCGGACAGGCGCTCGACATCGCGTCCGACTTCGCTCCGGAAGCCGTTGGTGCGGCTGTTGACACGTTCCACATCTGGTGGGATCCACAGGTGCTCGAGCAGATCGCCCGCGCCGGGCGCGAGGGCCGCATCGCGACGTACCAGGTGTGCGACTGGGCGACACCCCTGCCTGCTGACGTGCTGCTGTCGCGTCACTACATGGGCGACGGCGTGATCGACTTCGCTTCGCTCACGAGTGCGGTCGTCGCGACCGGCTATGACCGCGACATCGAGGTGGAGCTTTTCAACGCCGACATCTGGAACGATGATCCGGCCGCTGTCGTGGCGCGCACCGTGGCATCCTTCACCGCCACCGTCTCGCCGCATCTGCCCTGA
- a CDS encoding TIM barrel protein → MTVRPGLCSVTFRQLTPERIVALAADAKLEVIEWGGDVHVPPGDPERAAAVARMTSDAGLAVASYGSYFRAGAEEPLAPILDSAAALGADRVRIWAGQLDSADATPQEYAQVVARLSDAAAEASDRGISLALEFHRGTLADNPEAVLRLLADVDSPALTTYWQPSVDAPDAVALAEYDAVAVHTSAVHVFSWWPAAERLRLDVREGLWRALFAAAAAQPAPPRDALLEFVPDDDPMLLASEAATLRRWLAEAR, encoded by the coding sequence ATGACTGTGCGACCTGGACTGTGCTCTGTGACGTTCCGGCAGCTCACGCCGGAGCGGATCGTCGCGCTCGCCGCGGACGCGAAGCTCGAGGTGATCGAGTGGGGCGGCGACGTGCACGTGCCGCCGGGTGACCCCGAGCGCGCTGCCGCAGTCGCGCGGATGACCTCGGATGCCGGACTCGCCGTCGCCTCGTACGGCTCGTACTTCCGCGCCGGCGCCGAAGAGCCCCTCGCACCGATCCTCGACAGTGCGGCCGCGCTGGGCGCGGACCGTGTGCGCATCTGGGCCGGCCAGCTCGACTCCGCGGACGCGACGCCGCAGGAGTACGCACAGGTGGTCGCCAGGTTGTCGGATGCTGCCGCCGAGGCATCCGATCGCGGCATCTCCCTCGCACTGGAGTTCCACCGCGGCACGCTCGCCGACAACCCCGAGGCGGTGCTGCGGCTGCTGGCCGACGTCGACAGCCCTGCGCTGACGACGTACTGGCAGCCGTCGGTCGACGCGCCAGATGCCGTCGCGCTCGCCGAGTACGACGCCGTGGCCGTGCACACCAGCGCCGTGCACGTGTTCTCGTGGTGGCCAGCAGCTGAGCGTCTTCGACTGGATGTACGGGAGGGCCTGTGGCGGGCGCTGTTCGCTGCGGCCGCCGCACAGCCCGCGCCGCCGAGGGACGCCCTGCTGGAGTTCGTACCCGACGACGACCCGATGCTGCTGGCATCCGAGGCCGCGACCCTGCGCCGCTGGCTCGCCGAGGCGCGATGA
- a CDS encoding LacI family DNA-binding transcriptional regulator produces MTSDARRSPTLHDVAREAGVSLATASRVLNGSERKVAESYRERVEKAADDLGYTANASAQATARGTSAAIALLVADIADPYFGLIASGVAHGADEEGLIVTIAITERDPDREAKILRALRGQRPRGVILAASRTGDSDSTSLAELAAFGDLGGRTVTFGEGGDRSIRIDNRGGAERLGREMARLGYRRAIAIAADEGVRTSDDRLAGFITGFAAGGGEVERTYRGTFERESGMTSMTQALADGVDAGTLVFTLSDVVAIGAMKAIREAGRTVGTDIPVTGFDDVPVSRDVTPQLTTVRVPLSDLGYQAFRATVDAEWEQPAMDLEVLVRESTPGLTP; encoded by the coding sequence ATGACTTCCGACGCGCGGCGATCGCCCACCCTGCACGACGTCGCCCGCGAGGCCGGTGTCTCGCTGGCGACAGCATCGCGCGTGCTGAACGGCTCCGAGCGCAAGGTCGCGGAGTCCTACCGCGAGCGGGTCGAGAAGGCCGCCGACGACCTCGGCTACACCGCCAACGCGTCGGCACAGGCCACCGCCCGCGGCACCTCGGCCGCCATCGCCCTGCTGGTCGCCGACATCGCCGACCCGTACTTCGGGCTGATCGCCTCAGGCGTCGCGCACGGCGCCGATGAGGAAGGGCTCATCGTGACGATCGCAATCACCGAGCGAGACCCCGACCGCGAAGCGAAGATCCTGCGCGCGCTGCGCGGACAGCGACCGCGCGGCGTGATCCTCGCGGCCTCGCGAACAGGGGACAGCGACAGCACCTCGCTCGCCGAACTCGCCGCCTTCGGCGACCTCGGCGGACGCACAGTCACATTCGGTGAAGGCGGTGATCGCAGCATCCGCATCGACAACCGCGGCGGCGCCGAGCGGCTCGGCCGCGAGATGGCGCGCCTCGGCTACCGCCGCGCGATCGCGATCGCCGCCGACGAAGGCGTGCGCACGTCCGACGACCGCCTCGCCGGCTTCATCACCGGATTCGCGGCGGGCGGCGGTGAGGTCGAGCGCACCTATCGCGGCACCTTCGAGCGCGAGTCAGGCATGACTTCGATGACGCAGGCGCTCGCCGACGGAGTGGATGCCGGCACGCTGGTCTTCACGCTCAGCGACGTCGTCGCGATCGGCGCCATGAAAGCCATCCGCGAAGCGGGGCGCACGGTCGGAACCGACATCCCCGTGACCGGTTTCGACGACGTGCCCGTCAGCCGTGACGTCACGCCGCAGTTGACGACCGTTCGGGTGCCACTGAGCGACCTCGGGTATCAGGCGTTCCGCGCCACAGTGGATGCCGAGTGGGAGCAGCCGGCAATGGATCTCGAGGTGCTGGTGCGCGAGAGCACGCCAGGGCTGACGCCGTGA
- a CDS encoding glycerate kinase gives MSERQSRRVVIAPDSFKGSITAADAAHALAAGWRDVEPAAEIVLRPMADGGEGTVAAFASAVPGAKRMPVTVDGPAGMPVETAWLLLPSTAEAPGGTAVIDMASTSGIEMLVELRPLAADSSGFGQAIEAALDHGVSRLVLGIGSSASTDGGTGMLRALGARFLSSSGAEVAPGARGLPDIARVDLGGLRRADEVRVLTDVTNPLTGPRGAATVFGPQKGLTDAADQQRTDAALAHLAKLLDLDAQAPGAGAAGGVGGALIAWGATLAPGAGEVAHLIGLSDAIAGADVVITGEGAYDGQSGDGKVPSYVASLAADASAEPMLAAGRIDEDSDTGIFTSSVSLTELAGSGASALADPAHWLREAGAVLARRR, from the coding sequence GTGAGTGAGCGACAGTCGCGCAGAGTCGTCATCGCCCCGGACAGCTTCAAGGGCTCTATCACCGCGGCAGATGCCGCGCACGCGCTCGCCGCGGGGTGGCGCGACGTGGAGCCTGCGGCCGAGATCGTGCTGCGCCCCATGGCAGACGGGGGAGAGGGCACGGTCGCGGCATTCGCGTCGGCGGTGCCCGGCGCGAAGCGGATGCCCGTGACAGTCGACGGTCCGGCCGGAATGCCCGTCGAGACGGCATGGCTGCTGCTGCCGTCGACCGCCGAGGCGCCAGGCGGCACGGCGGTCATCGACATGGCCTCCACCTCGGGGATCGAGATGCTCGTCGAACTGCGTCCCTTGGCTGCCGATTCCTCGGGCTTCGGTCAGGCGATCGAAGCGGCGCTCGACCATGGCGTCTCGCGGCTCGTGCTCGGCATCGGGTCGAGTGCGTCGACTGACGGGGGCACCGGCATGCTGCGGGCACTCGGCGCACGGTTCCTCTCCTCTTCGGGGGCGGAGGTGGCGCCCGGTGCGCGGGGCCTTCCGGACATCGCGCGCGTCGATCTCGGCGGGCTTCGCCGCGCCGATGAGGTGCGCGTGCTCACCGACGTCACCAACCCCCTCACCGGCCCCCGCGGGGCCGCGACCGTGTTCGGGCCGCAGAAGGGCCTCACCGATGCTGCGGATCAGCAGCGGACGGATGCTGCGCTCGCGCACCTCGCAAAGCTGCTCGATCTCGATGCGCAGGCACCAGGCGCAGGCGCCGCCGGTGGCGTCGGTGGTGCGCTCATCGCCTGGGGTGCGACGCTCGCGCCCGGTGCTGGAGAGGTAGCGCACCTGATCGGCCTCTCCGACGCGATCGCCGGCGCCGATGTCGTCATCACCGGCGAAGGTGCCTACGATGGCCAGTCGGGCGACGGCAAGGTGCCGTCCTATGTCGCGTCGCTGGCAGCGGATGCCTCGGCCGAGCCCATGCTCGCCGCGGGCCGCATCGACGAAGATTCCGATACCGGCATATTCACGAGCTCGGTGTCATTGACCGAACTCGCCGGTTCCGGGGCATCCGCCCTCGCCGACCCGGCACACTGGCTGCGCGAGGCCGGCGCTGTGCTCGCGCGTCGGCGCTGA